In the genome of Candidatus Omnitrophota bacterium, the window GTATCTCTTATTAGTGCTGGACGGCCGCATCTCTAACGGCACGCGCTCCACGATCTCCAGGCCGTATCCTTCCAGCCCTACCACTTTTTTCGGATTGTTGGTCAATAATCTTATCTTTTTTAATCCGAGATCCGCCAGTATTTGGGCGCCTATGCCGTAATCCCTGAGATCGGGCTTAAACCCCAAGGCCTGGTTCGCCTCGACCGTATCGAGGCCTTTGTCCTGAAGTTCGTATGCCCTCAGCTTGTTGGCAAGACCGATACCCCGGCCTTCCTGCCTCATATAAAGGATGACCCCTTTGCCGGCCTCATCGATAAGTTTCATGGCCGCGCGCAATTGTTCGCCGCAGTCGCACCTCTTCGAACCAAAGACGTCGCCCGTCAGGCATTCTGAGTGGACGCGCACGAGCGTCGTCCTTTTATCCGGCGACCCTTTGACCAAAGCGAGATGATGATACTTATCCGTAAAAGATTCGTAAACAAATACCTTAAAGTCGCCGAAATCCGTAGGTACCGTCGTCTGGGCAATCTTCGTTATAAGTTTCTCGGACTTTCTCCTGTATTCTATAAGGCTCGCTATTGTGCATATCTTCAGTTTATAAGCCTTGGAGAATTCAAGCAGGTCCGGCGTCCTCGCCATGGAGCCGTCGTCTTTCATTATCTCACAGATAACGCCTGCCGGATACTTTCCGGAGAGCCTCATGAGATCGACGCAGGCTTCGGTATGGCCGGCGCGGACCAGCACGCCGCCTTCATTCGCGCGAAGCGGGAATATGTGGCCCGGCCTTACCAGTTCGTCAGGCGTCGATTTCGGATTCGCCAATATATTTATCGTACGCGCTCTGTCGGGAGCGGAGATGCCTGTAGTTATTCCGCTTTTCGCGTCGCATGAGACCGCCCAGCCGGTTTTGTAGGGGTCCGGCGCCTTGGCCGACATGGGATGCAGATCGAGCTTGTCCAGCCTCGCTCCTTCCATGGGAACGCATATAAGGCCGCGGCCGTATTTAGCCATAAAATTAATATCGGAGGCTTTTGTGCAGGCCCCTGCCATCACGAGATCGCCTTCATTCTCACGGTCTTCATCGTCTATGACTATGACGATCTTCCCGGTCTTTATGTCGTCCAGGATTTCCGGAATCGTATTGAGTTTCATGTCGCCTTTGGCTGAATGATAGTTATAAGTTATAAGTCGTAAGTTGTAGTTTTTTACTTACAACTTATAACTTACGACTTACTACTAAATAAAAACCCCAGAGAGTAATCTCCGGGGTCTGATTCGACTGTCAACTAATAATCTATCATCTTCTTCCATCCCGACTATACGGTCGGCACTTGAATTTCACAAGTTCAGTCCGCCATTGAAACATTGGCGGACTCGCGGGCTATCGCAGATTTTGTCTTATCAAAATCTGCAGGCATAGGAAATTTTCAGAGAAATTTCAAATGCACACCGCCGGTCGAGGGATATCACCTCGCCCCGAAGACAAAATTATTGTATCAATTAACAACATATTTGTCAACTCCTTTTAGAAATTGACACCGGGCAGATAGTGTGATATACTTCAACCTACAAGCGAGGAGGGTAGTATGAGTAAAAAAGTATTTGTTGTGTTTGTAGCGATAAGCTTTTGCGCGGTAGGCATATTCGGCCTTGCGTGCGCAGCAGAACAGAAGGCCCCTGCGGCAAAGCCTGCCAAAACGGCCGTTCCAAGTCCGAAGGTTCCTGTATTCCCGACCAAAGCGAATGTTCCGCCGATAAAATCCACTTTCGGCATGATCACCGGGACGCTGGTAAAGGTCAATAGTACGGATCCGGCAAATACCACGCTGGAAGTGAAGAACGACGCGGACCAGACTACACACGTAGTATCGCTAACGCCGTGGACGAACGTTACAAAGGTAACGGATGTCTCCGAGCTTAAGACAGGCGATATGGTCAGGGTCATGACCAGGAAGATGGATGATAAAGAAGTGGCGATGGGCGTTATGTTCGGTAAGATCAAACCGATACCCAGGCCGAAACCGGCCGCCGCAGCCCCGGCTGCTCCAGCTGCCGCGCCAGTCAAAGCGCGATAATCTATTCTGCACTTGTTCAGGTTAAAGCCATAGAATCCCTTGACTTTTGGGTTCTATGGCTTTGGCTTCTATCGGCCGGCACAAGATCGGCGCAATTTTATGGATAAAGAGAAGAATCTGAAAGAAGAGCTTGGGCGACTCAATTGGGAGTTCTCGCTGCTTTACGAGATCTCCAATGCGATGAGGACTACGTTGAAGCTTGACCAGATATTTTACATAATCCTTACCGCCCTTACTTCACATGAAGGGCTCGGTTTTAACCGCGCGATGCTATTTCTGGTAAACCAAAAAGAGAACGTCCTTGAGGGCGTCATGGGCATAGGCCCTCATACGGCGGAAGAAGCCGGCAAGATATGGCACGCGATATCGCAGTCAAAGATGTCGCTTGAAGACTTCATCTCGTCTTATGACAATTTCAAGAGGGACACCGAATCCAGGCTCAACAGCATAGTCAAAGGAATAAAGATACCTCTCAGGGAAGACATGGGGATCCTTGCGCTTACCATACTCGAAGGCATGCCTTTTGAAATAACCACCCAGGAGGCGCGGCGTCTGGTCGACGCGGAGACCCAGAAGATGTTGAGCACCGACTTCTTCGTCACGATACCCATGAAGGCAAAGGACAAAGTGCTGGGGGCGATCCTGGTAGACAATATATTCAACAAAAAACCTATAACGAAATCGGACGTAAGGATGCTGACGATGTTCGCCAACCATGCGGGACTCGCCATCGAGAATTCGCGCCTTTATGAGGAAACCGTATACCTGTCAAATACGGACTGGCTGACAAAATTATGGAATTACGGCAAGTTCCAACTAAGTCTTTCTTTCGAGACAGAGAAGGCCAGATTCAATGACACTAACCTTAGCCTTGTAATGGCCGACGTTGATAACTTTAAGAATTACAACGATACCAACGGGCATATAAAAGGCGACGGGGCCCTGAGAGAGATAGCAAATGTCCTGCAAAGCAAGTCAAGGAAGATCGATACTGTGGCGAGGTACGGCGGCGAGGAATTCGCCATAATAATGCCGGGCACGACTAAAGAGAACGCCAGGTTATTCGCGGAGCGGCTCAGGAATGAAGTAGAGAAACTTTTTGCCGATGACGCCACGATCACCCAGGACAAACGCCTTACAATAAGCTGCGGCATTTCCACCTATCCGGAAGATGTCTCCACAAAAGATGACCTGATCGCAAAAGCCGACCTTGCATTATATGAGGCAAAACGCGCGGGAAAGAACAGGACCTGCATATACGTAACGGCTATGGGCGAGAAAAAATAAAGACTACCGGGAAAGTTTAGACTGCCTGCTGGGAGGTTTCCGGAACCGGAGCGGGCGATTCTACCAGCGCTGCCGGGGCCTTGCTTTTTTCATTAGAGAATTTGACAGAGACTATCTTAGAAACACCCCTCTCCTGCATCGTAATACCATACATCACGTCCGCCAGTTCCATTGTCCGTTTATTATGGGTGATTATGATGAACTGGGATATCTTCAGAAAATCCTTCAATACTTTTGAGAACCGGGTGACATTCGATTCGTCAAGAGGAGCGTCGATTTCGTCCATCACGCAGAACGGGCTCGGCTTCACCTTGAATATCGCGAAGAGGAGCGCTATGGCGGTCATGGCCTTCTCTCCTCCGGATAATAGCATTATATTCTGAAGCTTCTTCCCGGGCGGCCTTACTACTATCTCTATCCCGGATTCCAATATATCCTGTTCGTCTATAAGCACAAGTTCGGCCTGCCCTCCGCCGAAGAGCATCCTGTAGAAATTCTTAAATTCGACCTGTATCTTCTGGAACGTATCCAGGAACAGGTCTTTCGTCGTCTTATTTATCTTCTGTATCGCCTTGTGGAGCGAATCTTTTGCGTTAAGCAGGTCTTCCTGCTGGTGGACAAGGAAGGAGTGCCGCTCTTCCAGTTCCTTATGCTCATCTATTGCTACCAGATTCACCGGACCCATCTTCTCGAGCCGTTCTTTCAATTCTGTCACCTGGGACCGCAGGGCTTCCCAATCAATGCCGTCTTCCAACTCCATATGGGTAGTCTCAAGGTCCACTTTATATACCTGAGAGATCCTATCCTTAAGGTTTGTCTTCTGGTAACTCAACTGCGTTATCTTGACGTCCAGGTCCCTTATCTGGTTCCTGAACCCCTCAAGGCTCTTCTCCTTCTCTTTAAGCTGCAATTCGTCGAGGCTCAACTTATCGGTAAGCTCCGACCGGGATTGCTCTATCCTGGTCATCTCGTCTTTAAAGACCTTGAGATCCTGAGATATAACGGCGTTCTGGGCCGTAAGGTTCTCAATCTCTTCCGCAAGACTCTTTTCTTTTTCCTGCGACTCTTTCAGCAGGGTTTCTTTTGAATATACGGCCTCTTCCAGCTCAAAGGCAGCACCCTCCTGGCTCTTTAAACTGACGGCTATACCCTCTTCTTCTTTCTCGAGAGACATGGCTTCAGCTCTTAAAGTGGCTGTTTCAAGCGCCATCTTCTCCCGCAGGCTCCTCTTTTCCCCGATTAGCGCCTGGGATTCATCTATGAAATTTTGCGTCTTCGCCTTCTCGATCTCTATATTGTTAAGCTCACGATTGAAATCTTCGCCTTTTTTAGTCAGGTCATCTATAGTCTGGTTGACCTCGTCCAGTTCCGAGATTAAAAGCGTTACCTCTTCCTTCAATTTTCCCGAGTTCTCTACCAGACCGTTTTTTTTGACCTTTATATTCGACAGGTTCATCTCTTCGGCATGCATCTCTTTTTCCAGCGCGTCTATCTCTAATGTAAGAGCCCGGCCGGTCTCGCGCGCGAGCGCGCAGGCGGAATTAAGGGATAACATCCCGGTCTCGATATCATTCAACATGGCCTTAAAATCTTCAAGCCTGTGTTTGCGGCCTATAAGCAGCGATTCCTCGCCGTCTGAAACGCTTCCGCCGGATATCTTTCCGTTGTCGAACATGGCGCCGGATTTAGTGACGGCCTTAACGGCGCTTGAGCCGTCGAAGCTCCTGATATGCCCTTCCAGCGACTCCGCTAAATAGGCGTCCCGAAAAAAGTGTTCTGCCACATCCTCGTGTCCGGGTTCGGTCTTGACAAAGGTCATAAGGGGCGTAAGACCGCTCATTTCGTGCCTTGCGCCCCTCGCGACGCGTTCTCGGCCTACCCTTCTTAAAGTCTCACGGGAAATGAAACCGGCCTTGCCCAGCTTCTTCTCCCCCAGAAATCCGATTATATTCGTTATGTCGCTGTCGGTCTCTGTTACTATGACCTGCGCGTCGTCTCCCAAAAACGCGCTTACTGCCTCTTCATACCCTCTATCTACCTTTATTATATCCGCCAGGACTCCCAGTATGCCGGGGAAGTGTATCCTGTTCTCTTCAGCGAGGAGGTTCTTGACGCCGAGGCCGAAACCTTCATACCTCTTTACACTCTCCTCCAGCAATTCTATCTTAGACCTTACGGATGACTTCCTGTTCTCTTCCTTCGATATCTT includes:
- a CDS encoding bifunctional 3,4-dihydroxy-2-butanone-4-phosphate synthase/GTP cyclohydrolase II, which encodes MKLNTIPEILDDIKTGKIVIVIDDEDRENEGDLVMAGACTKASDINFMAKYGRGLICVPMEGARLDKLDLHPMSAKAPDPYKTGWAVSCDAKSGITTGISAPDRARTINILANPKSTPDELVRPGHIFPLRANEGGVLVRAGHTEACVDLMRLSGKYPAGVICEIMKDDGSMARTPDLLEFSKAYKLKICTIASLIEYRRKSEKLITKIAQTTVPTDFGDFKVFVYESFTDKYHHLALVKGSPDKRTTLVRVHSECLTGDVFGSKRCDCGEQLRAAMKLIDEAGKGVILYMRQEGRGIGLANKLRAYELQDKGLDTVEANQALGFKPDLRDYGIGAQILADLGLKKIRLLTNNPKKVVGLEGYGLEIVERVPLEMRPSSTNKRYLETKKKKMGHVIGV
- a CDS encoding diguanylate cyclase, which encodes MDKEKNLKEELGRLNWEFSLLYEISNAMRTTLKLDQIFYIILTALTSHEGLGFNRAMLFLVNQKENVLEGVMGIGPHTAEEAGKIWHAISQSKMSLEDFISSYDNFKRDTESRLNSIVKGIKIPLREDMGILALTILEGMPFEITTQEARRLVDAETQKMLSTDFFVTIPMKAKDKVLGAILVDNIFNKKPITKSDVRMLTMFANHAGLAIENSRLYEETVYLSNTDWLTKLWNYGKFQLSLSFETEKARFNDTNLSLVMADVDNFKNYNDTNGHIKGDGALREIANVLQSKSRKIDTVARYGGEEFAIIMPGTTKENARLFAERLRNEVEKLFADDATITQDKRLTISCGISTYPEDVSTKDDLIAKADLALYEAKRAGKNRTCIYVTAMGEKK